Below is a window of Leisingera sp. S132 DNA.
ACCAGCGCCAGGATCAGCAAGAGGATCAGCACGACCGAGACCAGCTCGAACAGCCACAACGCGCGGCCCTTCAGGGCACCGATGAAGATGTCCATGCGGATGTGGCCGCCCTGGCGCTGCACATAGGCGATGCCCATGAAGGCAATCAGCGGCATGATCTGTTCGATCCAGTCGACATAACCGGGCAAGGGCGCATTGGCCGCGTTGCGCCCGCCGACTGAAACGACCGCCAGGATCATCAATGAGAACACCGCCAAACCGCTGAGCAGCGCCAGCAGCTGCTCTGCCTTCAGCAATCCCCGGTCCAGCCTGCTGATCAGGCTGCCATCCTCCAGCACCGCCGCGCTGCCTGCCATGCCCTGCCCCCGTCATTTCCGTATCGTCAAAGACAAAAGGGGCCGGTGCTGTTCTGCCCGGCCCCTTCCCGTTCTGTCAGCCTCAGCTGCCCGAGCGCACGTCGCTCAAGGTTTTCTGCACCAGGTCATAAAGCTCCTGCGCCGGCAGGCCCTGGGCGCTCATGTCCTCGATCCACTTGGCGCGGATCGGGTCGGCGGCCACCTTGCGGAACTCGGCCAGCTGGTCGTCGGAGATCATCACCTTCTCGACGCCCTTCTCGGCCAGCACACCGTCCCATTTGGTCAGCAGCGCACCGTAGTTCTCCAGGTAATGGGCAATCGCCTCCTCTACTGAGCTGTCCAGCGCCTCGCGTTCGGCGTCGCTCAGGGCGTCATAGGCATCGGTATTGACCACCACCGGGCAGTTCACGGTGCCAGGGTTCAGGTTGGCGGTCCACCAGTCAGCCTTGTTGATGGTGCCA
It encodes the following:
- a CDS encoding TRAP transporter small permease subunit, whose translation is MAGSAAVLEDGSLISRLDRGLLKAEQLLALLSGLAVFSLMILAVVSVGGRNAANAPLPGYVDWIEQIMPLIAFMGIAYVQRQGGHIRMDIFIGALKGRALWLFELVSVVLILLLILALVWGSWSHFLRSFDFAAPWWSRDSSIDIGLPIWPAKLLAPVAFAVLALRLLLQAWGYGRALVLGLEAPVAVPLIQSAAEQAAAEADQMQGHDTSGSGQG